A stretch of Prunus dulcis chromosome 6, ALMONDv2, whole genome shotgun sequence DNA encodes these proteins:
- the LOC117630153 gene encoding probable LRR receptor-like serine/threonine-protein kinase At3g47570 — MGGNETDRLALLAIKAQIKQDPHNVTSSWNESIHFCFWHGVTCSRRHQQRVTRLDLQSQKLAGSLSPHIGNLSFLRALRLQNNSFSNKIPPEIGNLRRLQVLYLHNNSFSGPISYNISYCSNLIFMDIGFNGLVGKIPSEFGSLSKLQQFVLQANNLTGEIPPSLGNLSSLEVLAATQNNLVGSLPTSLGQLKNLTHLSLGANKLTGTIPPSIYNLSALGFFGVGSNKIQGRLPSDLGKTLPNLQSFSIANNQFFGSLPLSLSNATSLRLLQMQLNNFTGQMPDFRNLQDLEIFFIEWNHLGSGTDGDLSFVSDLTNATELRQLLVGENNFGGTLPTSISNLSTKLEKFWVFRNQLHGSIPTELGNLVNLESLSMGGNSLTGNIPTEIQKMSSLVELDISMNALSGSIPSSLGNLTKLYRLFLQGNNLKGVIPSSLGDCQQLIVLDLSNNKLSGAIPQQVIGLPSLSVLLNLSMNNLTGSLPMEVGKLKSLGVLDVSNNMLSGELPSSLGSCESLEVLYLQGNFFKGPIPSSMIGLKAIGELDLSRNNLSGEIPKFLGGFVFLKKLDLSFNEFWGAVPTGGGAFKNASAISITGNTKLCGGIADLQLPKCKSRKGGLSRSLKLIIPLVLSGVALLGIVMVMSYFFLCSSRRKRKEIPLSTLANHFLQVSYATLLRATDEFSSANLIGAGSFGSAYKGILDDNDKHQLVAVKVFNLLRHGASKSFMAECEALRNIKHRNLVEIITACSSVDFHGNDFKALVYKYMDRGSLEEWLHPPTEIEEVREGPKSLNLDQRLEIAIDVACALDYLHNHCETQIVHCDLKPSNVLLDNEMTGHVSDFGLARFLSQETGINVSNNHTSSIGIKGTVGYAAPEYGMGSEVSTNGDVYSFGILLLEMFAGKRPTDDMFNGDLNLHTYVKMAFPNRVMEIVDSTLFEGGTNERRVQKIEVCLNSIFRIGIECSAESPTDRLKNISDAASELHSIRDVLLG, encoded by the exons ATGGGAGGCAACGAGACCGATAGGCTTGCACTGCTAGCCATCAAAGCTCAAATAAAGCAAGATCCTCATAATGTAACGAGCTCCTGGAATGAATCCATTCACTTTTGCTTCTGGCACGGTGTCACCTGCAGTCGACGACACCAACAAAGGGTCACAAGGCTAGACCTCCAATCTCAAAAGCTGGCAGGGTCCCTATCCCCACACATAGGAAATCTAAGTTTCCTAAGGGCTCTAAGACTCCAAAACAACAGCTTCAGCAATAAAATCCCTCCAGAAATTGGGAATTTGCGTAGATTGCAGGTACTATATCTACACAACAACTCATTTAGTGGCCCTATTTCATACAACATATCATATTGCTCCAACCTCATCTTCATGGACATCGGTTTCAACGGGTTGGTGGGTAAAATTCCATCTGAATTTGGCTCTTTGTCGAAGCTTCAACAATTTGTTTTACAAGCTAATAATTTAACTGGAGAGATCCCTCCTTCCTTGGGAAACCTTTCGTCTCTCGAGGTACTTGCTGCAACACAAAATAACTTGGTGGGAAGCCTCCCTACTTCTCTGGGCCAATTGAAAAACTTAACACATTTGTCATTGGGTGCAAACAAGTTAACTGGTACCATTCCTCCCTCCATCTATAACCTCTCTGCTCTTGGTTTCTTTGGAGTAGGAAGTAACAAAATTCAAGGGAGGCTTCCATCAGACTTAGGAAAAACTCTTCCTAATCTCCAATCCTTTAGCATTGCTAACAACCAATTTTTTGGATCCTTGCCTCTCTCACTATCAAATGCCACAAGTCTGCGATTACTACAAATGCAACTTAACAACTTCACAGGTCAGATGCCAGATTTCCGAAATCTTCAAGACCTAGAGATATTCTTCATTGAATGGAATCATCTCGGAAGCGGTACAGATGGTGACTTGAGTTTCGTTTCGGACTTGACCAATGCCACAGAGTTAAGACAGTTGTTGGTGggtgaaaacaattttggagGGACGTTGCCCACATCAATATCCAATCTTTCAACCAAGCTTGAaaagttttgggttttcagaAACCAACTACATGGAAGTATCCCAACAGAATTAGGGAATCTGGTCAACTTGGAGTCGTTGTCAATGGGGGGAAATAGCTTGACGGGTAACATTCCCACTGAAATTCAGAAGATGTCAAGCCTTGTGGAATTAGATATTTCTATGAATGCATTATCAGGAAGCATTCCGTCCTCTTTAGGAAATTTAACCAAGTTATACAGACTCTTCTTACAAGGAAATAATCTTAAAGGCGTCATCCCTTCAAGCTTGGGAGATTGCCAACAGCTGATAGTATTGGATTTATCTAATAATAAACTTAGTGGCGCAATACCTCAACAAGTTATTGGCCTCCCGTCCTTATCAGTGCTTTTGAACTTGTCGATGAACAACCTTACGGGTTCTCTTCCGATGGAGGTTGGAAAGTTGAAGAGTCTAGGTGTACTGGACGTTTCTAATAACATGTTATCCGGAGAACTTCCTAGTAGCCTTGGTTCATGTGAGAGTTTAGAAGTTTTGTACTTGCAAGGCAACTTCTTCAAGGGGCCTATTCCCTCATCTATGATTGGGTTGAAAGCCATAGGAGAATTAGACCTTTCTCGCAACAATTTGTCGGgtgaaattccaaaattcttAGGGGGCTTTGTCTTCTTGAAGAAACTAGAcctatcattcaatgaattttggGGAGCGGTACCAACTGGAGGAGGTGCTTTTAAAAATGCAAGTGCGATTTCAATTACTGGCAACACCAAGCTCTGTGGAGGTATTGCTGATCTGCAACTGCCCAAGTGCAAGTCCAGAAAAGGAGGATTATCTCGTAGCTTGAAATTAATAATCCCGTTAGTACTTTCCGGAGTTGCTCTTCTTGGAATAGTTATGGTGATGTCCTATTTCTTCCTCTGTTCGtcaagaaggaaaaggaaagagattCCGTTGAGCACATTGGCGAACCATTTTTTGCAAGTGTCATATGCTACTCTTCTAAGAGCTACTGACGAGTTCTCTTCGGCTAATTTGATTGGGGCAGGCAGTTTTGGGTCTGCGTACAAAGGAATTCTTGATGATAATGATAAACATCAACTTGTTGCTGTGAAGGTGTTCAACTTGTTACGCCATGGAGCATCGAAGAGTTTCATGGCCGAATGTGAGGCTTTAAGAAACATCAAGCATCGAAATCTTGTCGAGATTATAACTGCGTGTTCAAGTGTTGACTTTCATGGTAATGACTTCAAGGCTCTGGTTTACAAGTACATGGACAGAGGAAGCTTAGAGGAGTGGCTGCATCCTCCTACTGAAATTGAAGAGGTAAGAGAGGGACCCAAGAGTTTAAATCTAGATCAAAGGCTAGAGATTGCCATTGATGTTGCTTGTGCATTGGATTATCTTCATAATCATTGCGAAACACAGATAGTTCATTGTGATCTCAAGCCAAGCAATGTTCTTTTGGACAACGAGATGACTGGACATGTTTCTGACTTCGGACTCGCAAGATTTCTCTCCCAAGAAACTGGTATTAATGTTTCCAACAATCACACAAGTTCCATTGGAATAAAAGGAACGGTTGGTTATGCTGCTCCAG AGTACGGTATGGGAAGCGAGGTGTCAACAAATGGAGATGTCTACAGCTTTGGTATTCTTCTGTTAGAGATGTTCGCAGGAAAGCGACCCACCGACGACATGTTTAATGGGGACCTAAACCTTCATACTTATGTTAAAATGGCTTTCCCTAATCGAGTTATGGAGATTGTAGATTCAACACTTTTTGAAGGAGGCACCAACGAGAGAAGGGTTCAAAAGATTGAGGTGTGCTTGAATTCAATATTTAGAATTGGAATTGAATGCTCTGCTGAATCTCCAACGGACCGTCTGAAGAATATCAGTGATGCTGCATCTGAGCTGCATTCCATTAGAGACGTTCTTCTTGGATAG